The following proteins come from a genomic window of Microtus ochrogaster isolate Prairie Vole_2 chromosome 7, MicOch1.0, whole genome shotgun sequence:
- the Drg2 gene encoding developmentally-regulated GTP-binding protein 2, whose protein sequence is MGILEKISEIEKEIARTQKNKATEYHLGLLKAKLAKYRAQLLEPSKSASSKGEGFDVMKSGDARVALIGFPSVGKSTFLSLMTSTASEAASYEFTTLTCIPGVIEYKGANIQLLDLPGIIEGAAQGRGRGRQVIAVARTADVVVMMLDATKGDVQRSLLEKELESVGIRLNKHKPNIYFKPKKGGGISFNSTVTLTQCSEKLVQLILHEYKIFNAEVLFREDCSPDEFIDVIVGNRVYMPCLYVYNKIDQISMEEVDRLARKPNSVVISCGMKLNLDYLLEMLWEYLALTCIYTKKRGQRPDFTDAIILRKGASVEHVCHRIHRSLASQFKYALVWGTSTKYSPQRVGLTHTMEHEDVIQIVKK, encoded by the exons CCACCGAGTACCACCTGGGCCTGCTGAAAGCAAAACTGGCCAAGTATCGGGCCCAGCTCCTGGAACCATCCAAATCAGCCTCATCTAAAGGAGAGGGCTTTGATGTCATGAAGTCAGGTGATGCCCGAGTGGCACTGATTGGCTTTCCCTCTGTGGGTAAG TCCACCTTCTTGAGTCTGATGACCTCTACAGCCAGCGAAGCTGCATCTTACGAGTTCACCACCCTGACGTGCATCCCTGGAGTCATCGAA TACAAAGGTGCCAACATCCAGCTCTTGGACCTTCCTGGAATCATTGAAGGAGCAGCGCAAG GGCGAGGCCGTGGCCGGCAGGTGATTGCTGTAGCACGCACAGCCGATGTTGTCGTCATGATGCTGGATGCCACCAAGGGAGATGTGCAGAG GTccctgctggagaaggagctggagtCTGTGGGTATTCGCCTGAACAAGCACAAGCCCAATATCTACTTCAAG CCCAAGAAAGGTGGCGGCATCTCCTTTAACTCCACGGTCACACTGACACAGTGCTCGGAGAAGCTGGTGCAGCTCATCCTGCATGAGTACA AGATCTTCAATGCTGAAGTACTCTTCCGAGAAGACTGCTCTCCGGATGAATTCATTGATGTGATCGTGGGCAACCGGGTGTATATGCCCTGCCTATAT GTGTACAACAAAATCGACCAGATCTCCATGGAAGAAGTAGATCGTCTAGCCCGAAAGCCCAACAGTGTCGTTATCAG CTGCGGCATGAAGCTGAACCTGGACTACCTGCTGGAAATGCTTTGGGAGTACCTGGCCCTCACCTGCATTTACACCAAGAAAAGAGGAC AGAGACCAGACTTCACAGATGCCATCATTCTCCGGAAAGGGGCCTCTGTTGAACATGTG TGCCACCGCATCCATCGGTCATTGGCCAGCCAGTTCAAGTATGCCTTGGTGTGG GGTACCAGCACCAAGTACAGCCCGCAGCGGGTAGGCCTGACTCACACCATGGAGCATGAGGACGTCATCCAAATTGTGAAGAAGTAG